A genomic region of Trifolium pratense cultivar HEN17-A07 linkage group LG3, ARS_RC_1.1, whole genome shotgun sequence contains the following coding sequences:
- the LOC123916392 gene encoding fibrillin protein 5 homolog — MITKLVHVNSPMTDSQVSHLVCRTMNIMKLQRFGPVINHSRINTSRFGDKPLWFRPFTVIKVAEQSSGFGLVEDETLAQKKKELYQALEGINRGIFGIPSGKKLEIESLVKQLESQNPTPEPTLELDKVDGCWRLVYSTISILGSRRTKLGLRDFISLGDFFQTIDKAKSKAVNVIKFNAKGLILLCGELSIEASFKIASKTRVDIKYEKSTITPDQLMNVFRKNYDILLGIFNPEGWLEITYVDDNMRIGRDDKGNIFVLERFDDNSNS; from the exons ATGATAACTAAGCTAGTGCATGTGAATTCACCAATGACAGATTCTCAAGTGAGTCATCTGGTTTGTAGAACAATGAATATTATGAAGCTTCAAAGATTTGGACCAGTTATTAATCATTCAAGGATTAACACTTCAAGATTTGGTGATAAGCCATTATGGTTTAGACCCTTTACTGTCATTAAAGTTGCAGAACAATCCTCTGGCTTTGGCTTAGTTGAAGATGAAACTCTTGCTCAGAAGAAAAAAGAGCTTTACCAGGCTTTGGAAG GAATCAATAGAGGGATATTTGGAATTCCATCTGGCAAGAAGTTAGAAATTGAAAGTTTGGTGAAACAGCTAGAATCTCAAAATCCAACTCCAGAACCAACACTAGAATTGGATAAG GTGGATGGATGTTGGAGGCTTGTCTATAGCACTATCTCAATTTTGGGATCAAGAAGGACAAAGTTAGGCCTAAGAGACTTTATCTCATTAGGTGATTTCTTTCAGACTATTGATAAGGCCAAG AGCAAAGCAGTGAATGTGATCAAATTCAATGCAAAAGGGTTGATATTGTTGTGTGGAGAGCTTAGTATTGAGGCCTCATTCAAGATTGCTTCCAAAACA AGGGTTgacattaaatatgaaaaatcaacAATCACTCCTGATCAG CTGATGAATGTGTTTCGGaaaaattatgatattttgTTGGGCATCTTCAATCCAGAGGGATGGCTAGAAATCAC ATATGTTGATGACAACATGAGAATTGGAAGGGATGACAAAGGTAATATCTTTGTACTGGAAAGATTCGACGATAATAGCAACTCGTAG
- the LOC123915700 gene encoding neurofilament heavy polypeptide, whose protein sequence is MGGCATKPKVIKDDDTAAPEPQPEPKHVKEHKVKEAEQKQQGGGGGGGVNLNVDDDQSTKQRSLSLLFNKENDDDAKVSTKAEETVKQETLEAVKPLGDTKSSEPELKHESPKKLSEETKNNEPSTKQETDAVFVDAEEKPSLQNQSTGPATEVTVQIETSEEAKKTSEETIINEPAKEIAAKQNQNANAAEITQENEDAKVSIENVKNVAEETVKQETLEAEKPFLDAISNEPTVTQESVKIEEKLSEETKNNEPTTKQEPAVVVDAVKQEIIEAEKPFEDAITNEPTLKQESSKIEEKLSEEIKHNEPTTKQEPAVVVDAVKQEIIASEKPFEDAITIEPTTKQESAKIEEKLSKETKTNEPTTKQEPAVVVDAVKQEIIEAEKSFEDAITNDQTLKQESRKIEEKPSEETKNNEPATKQVTAEVFVDAAEKPSLQNQSIVPAEEAVKTEAPKEAKKIPEETKINEPAVENYLVKQNQNAIATEVAVMKTERSEAEKSSKGTQSNELNEPMKQEKLSEIQPAEDEVFSLPKEKVTEVVLKNADFVENKAVKEISKASE, encoded by the exons ATGGGCGGTTGTGCTACAAAACCGAAGGTGATCAAGGATGATGACACGGCGGCACCTGAACCACAACCAGAACCAAAACATGTCAAGGAACACAAAGTCAAGGAGgcagaacaaaaacaacaaggtggtggtggtggtggtggtgtcaATCTCAATGTTGATGATGATCAATCAACTAAACAACGTTCTCTTAGTTTGTTGTTCAATAAAGAG AATGATGATGATGCAAAGGTTTCCACCAAGGCTGAGGAAACTGTGAAACAAGAAACATTAGAAGCAGTGAAACCTTTGGGGGATACTAAAAGCAGCGAGCCGGAGTTGAAACATGAATCTCCAAAAAAACTATCTGAGGAAACCAAAAACAATGAGCCATCTACAAAACAAGAAACTGATGCAGTGTTTGTTGATGCTGAGGAAAAGCCTTCACTGCAAAATCAAAGCACTGGTCCAGCAACTGAAGTGACTGTGCAGATAGAAACATCAGAAGAAGCTAAGAAAACTTCAGAAGAAACTATAATCAATGAACCAGCTAAAGAAATAGCGGcgaaacaaaatcaaaatgctaATGCAGCTGAGATTACTCAAGAG AATGAAGATGCAAAGGTTTCCAtagaaaatgtaaaaaatgtAGCTGAGGAAACTGTGAAACAAGAAACATTAGAAGCCGAGAAACCTTTCCTGGATGCTATATCCAACGAGCCAACAGTGACACAAGAATCTGTAAAGATAGAGGAAAAACTATCTGAGGAAACCAAAAACAATGAGCCAACTACAAAACAAGAACCTGCAGTGGTTGTTGATGCTGTGAAACAAGAAATAATAGAAGCCGAGAAACCTTTCGAGGATGCTATAACCAACGAGCCAACGTTGAAACAAGAATCTTCAAAGATAGAGGAAAAACTATCTGAGGAAATAAAACACAATGAGCCAACTACAAAACAAGAACCTGCAGTGGTTGTTGATGCTGTGAAACAAGAAATAATAGCATCCGAGAAACCTTTTGAGGATGCTATAACCATCGAGCCAACAACGAAACAAGAATCTGCAAAGATAGAGGAAAAACTATCTAAGGAAACCAAAACTAATGAGCCAACTACAAAACAAGAACCTGCAGTGGTTGTTGATGCTGTGAAACAAGAAATAATAGAAGCCGAGAAATCTTTCGAGGATGCTATAACCAATGATCAAACACTGAAACAAGAATCTCGAAAGATAGAGGAAAAACCATCCGAGGAAACCAAAAACAATGAGCCAGCTACAAAACAAGTAACTGCTGAAGTGTTTGTTGATGCTGCGGAGAAACCTTCGCTGCAAAATCAAAGCATTGTTCCAGCTGAAGAGGCTGTGAAGACAGAAGCACCGAAAGAAGCTAAGAAGATTCCAGAAGAAACTAAAATCAATGAGCCAGCTGTAGAAAATTATTTGgtgaaacaaaatcaaaatgctaTTGCTACCGAGGTGGCTGTGATGAAGACTGAAAGATCAGAAGCTGAGAAATCTTCAAAGGGAACACAAAGTAATGAGTTGAATGAACCAAtgaaacaagaaaaattatCTGAGATTCAACCTGCTgaagatgaggtattttctctGCCAAAGGAGAAAGTAACTGAAGTGGTTTTAAAAAATGCAGATTTTGTGGAGAACAAAGCGGTGAAAGAAATATCTAAGGCTTCTGAGTGA
- the LOC123915701 gene encoding WAT1-related protein At5g64700, whose product MKSNNIPYVIVIIIQAIYAAMFILSKAAFDHGMNNFVFVFYRQSAATIFLIPFALFFEWKTAPPLPFTTFCKIFFISFIGITASLDIYGIALIKTSATLASATTNCLPVITFFLALLFRIEVLKVKTAAGAAKLAGVVACLGGAATLAFYKGPHLQLLSHFHFLGNYHKTQQQHQGHDWIKGCFLMLLSNTFWGMWLVLQIFIIKGYPSKLLLTTLQCFLSSIQSLVVALAVERDLEQWKLGWNVRLLAVLYCGIMVTGVTYYLQTWVIEKRGPVFLAMSTPLALIMTMFSSVILLGEIISLGSLLGSCALVLGLYFVLWGKSREQMPKSSEDLEQASCLNETNK is encoded by the exons ATGAAAAGTAACAATATTCCATATGTTATTGTGATAATCATACAAGCCATATATGCTGCTATGTTTATTCTATCAAAAGCTGCATTTGATCATGGCATGAACAACTTTGTCTTTGTCTTCTATAGACAATCTGCAGCAACTATTTTTCTTATACCTTTTGCTCTCTTCTTTGAATG GAAAACTGCACCTCCTCTGCCATTTACAACTTTTTGCAAGATattcttcatttctttcattGG GATAACAGCAAGCTTGGACATATATGGTATTGCTCTAATAAAAACTTCAGCAACTTTGGCTTCTGCTACTACCAACTGTCTTCCAGTTATTACCTTCTTCTTGGCACTCCTATTCAG GATCGAAGTTTTGAAAGTAAAGACAGCTGCTGGGGCAGCTAAGTTGGCTGGTGTTGTGGCATGTCTGGGTGGAGCAGCAACTCTTGCTTTTTATAAAGGTCCTCATTTACAACTTTTAAGCCATTTTCACTTTTTGGGAAATTACCATAAAACCCAACAACAACATCAGGGCCACGACTGGATCAAGGGTTGCTTCCTCATGCTTCTTTCCAATACCTTTTGGGGAATGTGGCTTGTACTACAa ATTTTTATCATAAAAGGGTATCCATCAAAGTTATTGCTCACAACTCTTCAGTGTTTCTTAAGCTCAATTCAGTCTTTGGTTGTAGCGTTAGCCGTAGAAAGGGATCTTGAGCAATGGAAATTGGGTTGGAATGTCAGACTCCTCGCTGTGTTATATTGC GGAATTATGGTGACTGGTGTGACTTATTATTTACAAACATGGGTTATAGAGAAGAGAGGACCAGTGTTTCTAGCCATGTCAACACCATTAGCTTTGATCATGACTATGTTCTCCTCAGTAATTCTCTTGGGAGAGATTATAAGTTTAGGAAG TCTTTTAGGTAGCTGTGCTTTGGTTTTAGGATTGTACTTTGTGCTGTGGGGAAAGAGCAGAGAGCAAATGCCGAAAAGTTCCGAAGACTTGGAGCAAGCTTCGTGTTTGAACGAAACTAACAAGTGA